A DNA window from Engystomops pustulosus chromosome 6, aEngPut4.maternal, whole genome shotgun sequence contains the following coding sequences:
- the LOC140065346 gene encoding C3a anaphylatoxin chemotactic receptor-like, producing the protein MDAADYQNPNVTSLEYDDPSTYNSLSGDYEMNDTDYGLDDGDILQRMSITLYSIIFILGIIGNGLVIWIAGFRMKKTISAVWFLNLAIADFLCCTSTSLQIVQWAFYFSNLRDIICILIVILFHLNMSASVLLLTAMSVDRWVSVMWPFWAKFHRTQKVVRITAGIIWGLSLLLTCLLYSLHEFYSLPVDEWCLFYSKNVLYFVDTKQTIHLIRLVVMFVIPFLIIVTSYVSIFLKIRKSKRPQRSQRSYRIITAVILCFVICWAPYYICPLTPIYDYNDVLEFYKVNTIVIILACLNSCVNPIIYVFMGQDFKHSFLRSIPFRREGAFSEHPDDPCKKQYDHEPDPTKNV; encoded by the exons ATGGATGCAGCAGATTATCAGAATCCGAATGTTACCTCGCTGGAATATGACGACCC ATCCACTTATAACAGCTTATCTGGTGACTACGAGATGAACGATACAGATTATGGTCTTGACGATGGAGATATTTTACAGAGGATGTCAATTACATTATACAGCATCATCTTCATTCTCGGGATTATCGGGAATGGATTAGTCATCTGGATTGCCGGATTCAGGATGAAGAAGACAATCAGTGCCGTGTGGTTCCTCAACTTGGCCATCGCCGACTTCCTGTGCTGCACTTCTACTTCTCTGCAAATTGTACAGTGGGCGTTTTATTTTTCAAACTTAAGAGAtataatttgcatattaattGTTATTCTGTTCCATCTAAACATGAgtgccagtgtcctcctcctgacgGCCATGAGTGTTGATCGTTGGGTATCGGTCATGTGGCCATTTTGGGCAAAATTTCATAGAACACAGAAAGTAGTGAGAATCACTGCAGGAATTATCTGGGGGCTGAGTTTGCTTTTAACTTGTTTATTATACTCCTTACACGAATTCTATTCACTCCCAGTTGATGAATGGTGTTTATTCTAtagtaaaaatgttttatattttgttgATACAAAACAGACCATTCATCTGATCAGGTTAGTTGTGATGTTTGTGATCCCTTTCCTCATCATCGTCACCAGTTATGTCTCCATTTTCCTCAAAATTAGAAAAAGTAAGAGACCCCAGAGATCTCAGAGATCCTACAGGATCATCACCgctgttatattgtgttttgttatCTGCTGGGCTCCATATTACATCTGCCCACTAACACCCATTTATGATTATAATGATGTCCTGGAATTCTATAAAGTTAATACTATTGTTATTATTCTGGCTTGCCTTAACAGTTGTGTCAACCCAATCATTTATGTTTTCATGGGTCAAGATTTTAAACACAGTTTCCTCAGATCCATCCCCTTTAGGCGTGAAGGAGCCTTTAGTGAacatcctgatgacccctgcaaaAAACAGTATGATCATGAACCTGACCCTACTAAAAATGTTTAA